The Verrucomicrobiota bacterium genome has a segment encoding these proteins:
- a CDS encoding ketose-bisphosphate aldolase — MPLTHTKDLFAKALKGKYALGAFNVNNMELLQAIVEACEEEKAPVMLQISRGARKYAHPVYLKKLIEAAVSLSNIPIAVHLDHGDSFELCKECIDEGFTSVMIDGSHLPFDQNVKICKQVVEYAHAKNCVVEGELGMLVGAQHDDGEEGGGYSKGGAYTHPDEAVDFVRQTGVDSLAVAIGNSHGAYKFEGDQRLDLDRLKAIKKALSDAGLGDYPLVLHGASSVPKDLVADINKYGGALGTNTAGVPEADIEVARRVGCTKVNIDTDLRLAMTAAIRKILVEKPKEFDPRNILGPARDRVKALVKHKVRNVLCCAGEAF, encoded by the coding sequence ATGCCACTGACTCACACCAAAGACCTGTTCGCCAAGGCCTTGAAGGGCAAGTACGCCCTGGGGGCCTTTAACGTCAACAACATGGAACTCTTGCAGGCCATCGTTGAGGCGTGCGAAGAGGAAAAAGCGCCCGTCATGCTGCAAATCTCCCGCGGCGCGCGCAAGTACGCGCACCCGGTCTATCTCAAGAAGTTGATCGAAGCCGCCGTCAGCCTCTCCAATATTCCCATCGCGGTCCACTTGGACCACGGCGATTCTTTCGAACTGTGCAAGGAATGCATCGACGAAGGATTCACCAGCGTGATGATTGATGGCAGTCACCTGCCCTTCGACCAGAACGTGAAGATCTGCAAGCAGGTCGTGGAATACGCGCATGCCAAGAACTGCGTGGTCGAGGGTGAGCTCGGCATGCTCGTCGGGGCGCAGCACGACGACGGCGAGGAGGGCGGGGGCTACTCGAAAGGAGGCGCTTATACCCACCCCGACGAAGCCGTGGATTTCGTCCGGCAAACGGGGGTGGATTCCCTGGCGGTGGCCATCGGAAACTCCCACGGCGCCTACAAGTTCGAGGGCGACCAGCGTTTGGACCTGGACCGGCTCAAGGCCATCAAGAAAGCCCTGAGCGATGCCGGGTTGGGGGATTATCCGCTGGTGTTGCACGGAGCTTCCAGCGTGCCGAAAGACTTGGTGGCGGACATCAACAAGTATGGCGGCGCTCTGGGCACAAATACGGCGGGCGTTCCCGAAGCCGACATCGAAGTAGCCCGGCGCGTCGGTTGCACGAAAGTCAACATCGATACCGACCTTCGCCTCGCCATGACGGCCGCCATCCGCAAGATTTTGGTGGAAAAGCCGAAGGAATTCGATCCGCGCAACATCCTCGGGCCCGCCCGCGATCGCGTGAAGGCCTTGGTCAAGCACAAGGTCCGCAACGTGCTCTGCTGCGCCGGCGAAGCCTTCTGA
- a CDS encoding M2 family metallopeptidase encodes MHRSVIFLAAGFFAVVSTRADNPWRERADRFLNWVNVGYQALYHIESEAQWKALTDVKKEHDAAAEVAGKARAAFNGSPAVIEESKALLAHASELTDLQRRQLRRVLLNAAEGPMTQPALVKERIATETTQASTLNGFQFKLDGTNVIANDLDRILQTSARLEERRKAWEASKATGPALKPGLVKLQRLRNGVAKEMGYADYFALQVASYGMEPHEMLSMQRAFMDELRPLYRQLHTWTKHELAKKFGQPVPKLIPAHWINNRWAQEWSGLAAAAQWDRYFTNRSPDSITKTAEAFYTGMGFPRLPDTFWMRSDLFPVKPTEDRRKNSHASCWHIDLNQDIRSLMSVEANPWWFYTAHHELGHAYYFMAYTRREVPPLLRIGANPAFHEGIGELISLAASQTPYLRKTGILPEDFKGDETGELLETALSHSIPFIFWASGTMTHWEADLYAHSLPPEKWNERWWQYVREFQGVEPPGGAGPRGEAFCDAATKTHVNDNPAYYYSYAIATVLKFQFHDHIARKILRQPPQRCNYAGSRETGQFLRQMLEAGGTRDWRELLRETTGEDLSTRAMREYFAPLMTWLEKQNAGREIGWD; translated from the coding sequence ATGCATCGAAGCGTGATCTTTCTCGCCGCCGGGTTTTTTGCGGTCGTTTCAACCCGGGCCGACAATCCCTGGCGCGAACGGGCGGACCGTTTTCTCAACTGGGTCAACGTCGGTTACCAGGCCCTCTACCACATCGAAAGCGAGGCGCAGTGGAAAGCCTTGACGGACGTCAAAAAAGAGCACGACGCGGCGGCCGAAGTGGCCGGCAAAGCGCGCGCCGCCTTCAACGGCAGCCCCGCCGTCATTGAGGAATCCAAAGCCTTGCTGGCCCATGCATCGGAGTTGACGGACTTGCAGCGGCGCCAATTGCGCCGCGTTCTGCTCAACGCCGCCGAAGGCCCCATGACCCAGCCCGCCCTGGTCAAAGAACGGATCGCGACCGAAACCACCCAAGCCTCCACGCTCAACGGTTTTCAGTTCAAACTCGACGGCACCAACGTCATCGCGAACGACCTGGACCGCATCCTGCAGACCTCAGCCCGGCTTGAGGAACGTCGAAAGGCCTGGGAAGCCTCCAAGGCGACCGGCCCGGCTCTCAAACCGGGGTTGGTCAAGCTCCAGCGTTTACGGAATGGCGTCGCGAAAGAGATGGGTTACGCCGATTACTTCGCGCTCCAGGTGGCGAGTTACGGCATGGAACCGCACGAAATGCTGTCCATGCAACGCGCGTTCATGGACGAATTGCGCCCGCTCTACCGGCAGCTCCACACCTGGACCAAACACGAGCTGGCGAAAAAATTCGGACAACCCGTCCCCAAGCTGATCCCGGCCCACTGGATCAACAATCGCTGGGCGCAGGAATGGAGCGGGTTGGCGGCGGCGGCTCAATGGGACCGCTATTTCACCAATCGTTCCCCCGACAGCATCACCAAGACGGCGGAAGCCTTTTACACCGGCATGGGTTTCCCGCGGCTTCCGGACACATTTTGGATGCGGTCCGATCTCTTTCCGGTCAAGCCCACGGAAGACCGGAGAAAGAATTCGCACGCCTCATGCTGGCACATCGATTTGAACCAGGACATCCGGTCCTTGATGAGCGTCGAAGCGAATCCGTGGTGGTTCTACACGGCGCATCACGAATTGGGACACGCGTATTATTTCATGGCCTACACCCGTCGGGAGGTGCCGCCCCTGTTGCGGATCGGGGCGAATCCGGCGTTTCACGAGGGCATCGGAGAACTGATTTCGCTCGCAGCCAGCCAGACGCCATACTTGCGGAAAACGGGCATTTTGCCGGAGGACTTCAAAGGGGATGAGACCGGCGAGTTGCTCGAGACAGCGTTGTCGCACAGCATTCCTTTCATCTTCTGGGCCAGCGGCACGATGACCCATTGGGAAGCGGATCTTTACGCCCATTCGCTTCCGCCCGAGAAGTGGAACGAACGCTGGTGGCAGTATGTGAGGGAATTTCAGGGGGTGGAACCGCCGGGTGGAGCCGGTCCGCGAGGAGAAGCATTCTGCGACGCCGCCACCAAAACGCATGTCAACGACAATCCGGCCTATTACTACAGCTACGCCATCGCCACCGTATTGAAGTTTCAATTCCACGACCACATCGCGCGGAAAATTCTCCGGCAGCCGCCCCAGCGCTGCAATTACGCCGGGAGCCGGGAAACGGGCCAGTTCCTACGCCAAATGCTCGAAGCGGGAGGCACCCGCGATTGGAGGGAACTGTTGAGGGAAACCACCGGAGAAGACCTCAGCACACGGGCGATGCGCGAATATTTCGCGCCGCTCATGACCTGGCTCGAGAAACAAAATGCTGGACGCGAGATCGGATGGGATTGA
- the folK gene encoding 2-amino-4-hydroxy-6-hydroxymethyldihydropteridine diphosphokinase yields MKDSSSPGGALVALGSNLGDSASILHQALDGLRERSVGPVEASSFWRTPPVDCPPGSPDFLNAVAHFEPLPSETPESLLDFLQSLERRAGRLPKQLQNEARPLDLDLLGFREEVREGPRLTLPHPRASIRRFVLLPLAELGPQWKLPGWSETVSVLLDRLPPGPEARLLEPASFTLDWNGKRSQTGSRNAG; encoded by the coding sequence ATGAAAGATTCATCATCCCCCGGCGGTGCCCTGGTCGCGCTTGGCTCGAACCTCGGTGATTCAGCCTCCATCCTTCACCAGGCGCTTGACGGGCTGCGCGAGCGATCCGTGGGTCCCGTCGAAGCGTCCTCGTTTTGGAGAACGCCTCCGGTGGATTGCCCGCCCGGTTCGCCGGACTTCCTCAACGCCGTCGCTCATTTCGAACCGCTGCCCTCGGAAACCCCGGAGTCCCTGCTCGATTTCCTTCAATCCTTGGAACGCCGGGCCGGTCGTCTTCCCAAACAGCTCCAGAACGAAGCCCGGCCTCTGGATCTCGACCTCCTTGGCTTTCGCGAGGAAGTGCGGGAAGGTCCGCGTCTGACCTTGCCCCACCCCAGAGCTTCGATTCGCCGGTTCGTGCTGCTGCCGCTGGCCGAACTCGGTCCGCAGTGGAAGCTCCCAGGTTGGTCCGAGACCGTTTCCGTGCTGCTGGATCGACTGCCGCCCGGGCCGGAGGCAAGGCTTCTCGAGCCCGCATCATTCACACTCGACTGGAATGGAAAACGATCACAAACGGGTTCACGGAATGCGGGCTAG
- a CDS encoding CPXCG motif-containing cysteine-rich protein has protein sequence MNSEAEVQCPYCGHGFPFFVESLDEDYDTVVDCENCCRPMRVAVHCEDGEVVSIEAGGG, from the coding sequence ATGAATTCCGAGGCCGAGGTGCAATGCCCCTACTGTGGACACGGGTTCCCCTTTTTTGTCGAGTCTCTGGATGAAGACTACGACACGGTCGTGGACTGCGAGAACTGCTGCCGCCCGATGCGTGTCGCGGTGCATTGCGAGGACGGCGAGGTCGTGAGCATCGAGGCGGGGGGCGGCTGA
- the purH gene encoding bifunctional phosphoribosylaminoimidazolecarboxamide formyltransferase/IMP cyclohydrolase: protein MQRALLSVSDKTGLVPFARTLAEKGIELLSTGGTAKALREAGLKVIDVGEYTGFPEMLDGRVKTLHPKVHGGLLHIRGNAEHESAVAAHGIPPIDLVVVNLYPFEQTVAKPGVTAQEAIENIDIGGPSMLRSAAKNHESVTVVTDPSDYAEVERQIREQGETTLDWRRKLAVKVFARTAAYDAAIATHLERVLLASANAAPSFLAVHAPLAQALRYGENPHQSAALYGPFQTRFRQCHGKELSYNNILDLTAAASLIAEFAGGTPTLAILKHTNPCGVGRGSSLREAWGRAFATDRQAPFGGIIAVNRPLDLACAEAIAEIFSEVIVAPDFEPAALELLRKKKNLRLIQTLAAEASHWEVRGVGCGCFLAQERDGRSFQRATARVLTSRSPTESEWAAMEFGWRVVKHVKSNAIVYAGAEATLGIGAGQMSRVDSSRIAVWKAKEAGLSLQGSVVCSDAFFPFPDGLIAAAEAGATAAIQPGGSVRDAEVIEAANARGLAMVFTGDRHFRH from the coding sequence ATTCAACGCGCTCTGCTGTCGGTTTCCGACAAAACGGGATTGGTTCCCTTCGCCCGGACGCTGGCGGAAAAGGGGATCGAGCTGCTCTCGACGGGGGGCACCGCCAAGGCCCTGCGGGAAGCCGGATTGAAGGTCATCGACGTCGGGGAATACACGGGATTTCCCGAGATGCTCGACGGGCGGGTCAAGACTTTGCATCCCAAGGTGCATGGAGGGCTGCTTCACATCCGCGGGAACGCGGAGCACGAAAGCGCGGTGGCCGCACACGGCATTCCGCCGATCGATCTGGTCGTGGTGAATCTGTATCCCTTCGAGCAAACCGTGGCCAAGCCCGGGGTGACGGCGCAGGAGGCCATCGAGAATATCGACATCGGCGGCCCCTCGATGCTGCGCAGTGCGGCCAAGAATCATGAGAGCGTGACCGTGGTGACAGACCCCTCCGATTACGCCGAGGTCGAGCGTCAGATTCGAGAACAGGGTGAGACCACGCTGGATTGGCGGCGCAAACTTGCGGTCAAGGTCTTTGCCCGGACGGCGGCCTACGACGCGGCGATCGCCACTCATTTGGAGCGTGTGCTGCTGGCGTCCGCCAACGCGGCGCCCTCGTTTCTCGCGGTGCACGCGCCCCTCGCCCAGGCTCTTCGTTACGGGGAGAACCCGCACCAGTCCGCCGCGCTCTACGGACCGTTCCAGACCCGCTTCCGCCAGTGCCACGGCAAGGAACTGTCCTACAACAACATTCTCGACCTGACCGCCGCCGCCAGTTTGATCGCCGAGTTTGCGGGCGGCACGCCAACGCTCGCGATCCTGAAACACACCAACCCCTGCGGCGTGGGCCGCGGAAGCTCCCTGAGAGAAGCGTGGGGTCGAGCGTTCGCGACGGACCGCCAGGCGCCTTTTGGAGGCATCATCGCGGTCAATCGCCCGCTGGATCTTGCCTGCGCCGAAGCCATCGCGGAGATCTTCAGCGAGGTGATCGTGGCCCCTGATTTCGAGCCGGCGGCGCTCGAGTTGTTGCGCAAGAAGAAGAACCTCCGTTTGATCCAAACGCTGGCGGCGGAAGCTTCCCATTGGGAAGTGCGCGGAGTGGGGTGCGGTTGCTTTCTCGCGCAGGAACGCGACGGGCGATCGTTTCAACGCGCGACCGCCCGAGTGTTGACCTCCCGATCGCCCACGGAGTCGGAATGGGCCGCGATGGAGTTCGGCTGGCGCGTGGTCAAACATGTCAAATCCAACGCCATTGTCTACGCGGGAGCCGAGGCGACGCTGGGCATCGGCGCGGGCCAGATGAGCCGGGTGGATTCCAGCCGCATTGCGGTGTGGAAGGCCAAGGAAGCGGGGTTGTCGTTGCAAGGCAGTGTGGTATGCAGCGACGCCTTCTTCCCCTTCCCCGACGGCTTGATCGCGGCCGCGGAGGCAGGAGCGACGGCGGCCATTCAACCCGGCGGATCGGTGCGTGATGCGGAAGTGATTGAGGCCGCGAACGCGCGAGGACTCGCGATGGTTTTCACGGGCGACCGCCATTTTCGGCATTGA
- the recQ gene encoding DNA helicase RecQ has product MNTDLLPLLKRYFGYSTFRPKQEEIIRLVLAQRDVVAILPTGGGKSLCFQLPALARSGLTVVISPLIALMKDQVDGLLAAGVPAALLNSALSSEEARPMLRGLHQGQFRLLYVSPERAAAPGFADQLARWGANVIAVDEAHCISEWGHDFRPEYRQIAALREAIPGASMMALTATATERVREDVIRQLGLRDPGVFVASFNRPNLTYKVLPKARSFERMLAYLRARPREGGIVYCQARRTAEQVAAKLSAAGVRAAPYHAGLDAATRAANQEQFLRDEIRVVCATIAFGMGINKPNVRFVIHFDLPKNIEGYYQETGRAGRDGLPGECVLFFSAGDRVKHARFIDEKPDPREREIARTQLEQMVHYAESSACRRVSLLGYFGETAGPENCGACDNCLTPKTTWDGTLSAQKFMSCVYRIHEHSGFGAGILHLCDVLCGAATEKIRKFGHHRLSTHGIGKEHGRSEWAAIGRELVRLGLLRQNAEKFNAVELTPAGLAALKSRARVTLTRVEAAPERAAREKKNARGDWDCDEILFEALRGVRRRLAEERGVPAYIVFGDVSLRSMAREYPLTGEEFGQIHGVGERKQAEFAGPFLQCIRDHLTRYPRGKFAKHDFLRG; this is encoded by the coding sequence TTGAACACGGATCTCCTCCCCCTGCTGAAGCGTTACTTCGGGTACTCCACGTTTCGCCCGAAGCAGGAGGAGATTATTCGACTCGTCCTCGCCCAGAGGGACGTCGTCGCCATTTTGCCAACCGGTGGCGGCAAATCCCTGTGCTTCCAGCTTCCAGCGTTGGCGAGGTCCGGTTTGACCGTCGTGATTTCGCCCCTGATCGCCTTGATGAAGGATCAGGTGGACGGATTGCTGGCCGCGGGAGTTCCAGCGGCGCTCTTGAACTCGGCGCTGAGCTCGGAGGAGGCGCGTCCGATGCTGCGGGGTTTGCACCAGGGGCAATTTCGTCTGCTCTACGTTTCGCCGGAGCGCGCGGCCGCGCCCGGATTCGCCGATCAACTCGCGCGCTGGGGCGCGAACGTCATCGCGGTGGACGAGGCGCACTGCATCAGCGAATGGGGGCATGATTTTCGCCCGGAGTACCGGCAGATTGCGGCTTTGCGCGAGGCCATCCCCGGGGCGTCGATGATGGCGCTGACGGCCACCGCGACCGAGCGGGTGAGGGAAGACGTCATCCGCCAGCTGGGGTTGAGGGATCCCGGAGTATTCGTCGCCAGTTTCAACCGCCCCAATCTGACCTACAAAGTCCTGCCGAAGGCCCGTTCCTTCGAGCGAATGCTGGCCTATCTGCGGGCGAGGCCGCGCGAAGGCGGCATCGTGTATTGCCAGGCGCGGCGGACCGCCGAGCAGGTTGCAGCCAAGCTGAGCGCCGCAGGCGTGCGGGCGGCGCCCTATCACGCGGGACTGGACGCGGCCACGAGGGCGGCGAATCAGGAACAATTTCTGCGCGACGAGATTCGGGTCGTGTGCGCCACCATCGCGTTCGGCATGGGCATCAACAAACCCAACGTGCGCTTCGTCATCCACTTCGATTTGCCGAAAAACATCGAGGGCTACTACCAGGAAACGGGGCGCGCGGGACGGGACGGGTTGCCGGGCGAGTGCGTTCTGTTCTTTAGCGCAGGAGACCGGGTCAAGCACGCGCGATTCATCGACGAAAAACCGGATCCCCGCGAACGGGAGATCGCGCGCACCCAGCTCGAGCAGATGGTGCATTACGCGGAGTCTTCGGCCTGCCGCCGGGTTTCGCTGCTCGGATACTTCGGCGAAACCGCCGGACCGGAGAATTGCGGCGCCTGCGACAATTGCCTGACGCCGAAAACGACCTGGGACGGGACGTTGTCCGCGCAGAAGTTCATGTCCTGTGTCTACCGGATTCACGAGCACAGCGGATTTGGCGCGGGCATTCTGCACCTGTGCGACGTGCTTTGCGGTGCCGCGACCGAGAAGATCCGCAAATTCGGGCACCACCGGCTTTCCACCCATGGCATCGGCAAGGAGCACGGCCGCTCGGAATGGGCGGCCATTGGCCGCGAGCTGGTGCGGCTCGGCCTGCTCCGCCAGAACGCGGAGAAATTCAACGCGGTGGAATTGACGCCGGCGGGCTTGGCCGCGCTGAAGAGCCGGGCTCGAGTGACCTTGACGCGCGTGGAAGCGGCGCCGGAAAGGGCGGCGCGGGAAAAGAAGAATGCGCGCGGCGATTGGGACTGCGACGAGATCCTCTTCGAGGCCTTGCGCGGAGTGCGTCGGAGGCTGGCGGAGGAGCGGGGCGTGCCCGCCTACATCGTCTTTGGCGACGTTTCGCTTCGCTCCATGGCCCGGGAATACCCGCTGACCGGGGAGGAGTTCGGCCAGATTCATGGCGTGGGGGAACGCAAGCAAGCCGAGTTCGCCGGACCCTTCTTGCAATGCATTCGCGATCATCTCACCCGCTACCCGCGCGGGAAATTCGCGAAGCACGATTTTCTTCGAGGTTGA
- the typA gene encoding translational GTPase TypA, translating into MMQHIRNIAIIAHVDHGKTTLVDCLLKQSGTFRSNQAIASEERIMDSMDLEREKGITIRAKNAAFKYKNFHINIVDTPGHADFGGEVERVMNMIDGVLLVVDAAEGPQAQTRFVLRKALEAGAKPIVVINKIDRENANPKRVLDQVFELFMQLHATDEQLDFPFVYASAKEGFAKRELDHVTGTMEPLFDAIVNHVPPPRAMAGEGFQVLVANLDYSDYLGRIAFGKVYSGKLVKGQASCCIHRNGSISKGKITCLYHFEGLKRIEVQEAHAGDIIGVTGFEDVFIGESIVDVETRPALPSKPIDPPTIQMEFAVNDGPLAGQDGKLVTARHIWDRLMKEIRTNVSLKIRQTEDPKIFEVNGRGEMQIAILVEQMRREGYEVLVSRPEVLWKKNAAGELFEPIEKLFLEIPQENMGVILENLAFRKAEITGMIHHGDQVTIEAMIPMRGLIGFETDLVNTTRGLGVMSHLFHEYGPDRGEIPARKNGSLVSMEDGEATAYALNMTQERGRLMVEPGEKIYRGMIVGENARENDIPVNPCKTKHLTNMRSQGDGKGIQLAPPLKLSLERALEYIGSDEYVEATPRNLRLRKKILDETARKRAMQNRSIKLVEE; encoded by the coding sequence ATCATGCAGCATATTCGCAACATCGCCATTATTGCCCACGTTGACCATGGCAAGACCACTCTGGTGGATTGCCTGTTGAAACAATCGGGCACGTTTCGTTCGAACCAAGCCATTGCGTCCGAAGAGCGCATCATGGATTCCATGGATCTGGAGCGCGAGAAGGGCATCACCATTCGCGCCAAGAACGCGGCGTTCAAATACAAGAATTTCCACATCAACATCGTCGATACGCCGGGCCACGCGGATTTCGGAGGCGAGGTCGAACGGGTCATGAACATGATCGACGGGGTGCTGCTGGTGGTGGATGCCGCGGAGGGCCCCCAGGCGCAGACGCGGTTCGTGCTGCGCAAAGCCCTTGAGGCGGGCGCGAAGCCGATCGTGGTCATCAACAAGATCGACCGTGAAAACGCGAACCCCAAGCGGGTCCTCGACCAGGTGTTCGAGCTGTTCATGCAACTGCACGCTACTGACGAGCAGCTCGACTTTCCGTTCGTCTACGCCAGCGCCAAGGAAGGGTTTGCCAAGCGGGAACTCGACCATGTCACGGGGACGATGGAGCCGCTGTTCGACGCGATTGTGAACCACGTGCCCCCGCCGCGCGCCATGGCGGGCGAAGGTTTTCAGGTGCTGGTGGCCAATCTCGATTACAGTGATTACCTGGGTCGGATCGCCTTCGGAAAAGTGTATTCGGGGAAACTGGTCAAGGGCCAGGCGTCGTGTTGCATTCACCGCAACGGCTCCATCAGCAAGGGCAAGATCACCTGCCTCTATCATTTCGAGGGGCTGAAACGCATCGAGGTGCAGGAGGCCCACGCCGGAGACATCATCGGAGTGACCGGCTTCGAGGACGTCTTCATTGGAGAATCCATCGTGGACGTGGAAACGCGCCCGGCTCTGCCGTCCAAGCCGATCGATCCGCCGACCATCCAAATGGAATTTGCCGTCAACGACGGACCGCTGGCGGGCCAGGACGGCAAGCTCGTGACGGCGCGGCATATCTGGGACCGGCTGATGAAGGAAATCCGCACCAACGTCTCGCTCAAGATCCGCCAGACCGAGGATCCCAAGATTTTCGAGGTCAACGGACGGGGCGAAATGCAGATCGCCATCCTGGTCGAGCAGATGCGCCGGGAAGGCTACGAGGTGCTCGTGTCGCGCCCCGAGGTGCTTTGGAAGAAAAACGCCGCCGGCGAGTTGTTTGAACCCATCGAGAAGCTTTTCCTGGAGATTCCCCAGGAAAACATGGGAGTGATTCTTGAGAACCTCGCGTTTCGCAAGGCGGAAATCACCGGGATGATTCATCACGGGGATCAAGTGACCATCGAGGCCATGATTCCCATGCGAGGTTTGATCGGATTCGAAACCGACTTGGTCAACACGACGCGCGGCCTGGGCGTGATGAGTCATTTGTTCCACGAATACGGTCCCGACCGCGGGGAAATTCCCGCGCGCAAGAACGGCTCCCTGGTGAGCATGGAGGATGGCGAGGCCACGGCTTACGCGCTCAACATGACCCAGGAGCGGGGACGCCTGATGGTTGAACCGGGGGAGAAGATCTACCGGGGCATGATCGTGGGCGAGAACGCGCGCGAGAACGACATTCCGGTGAATCCCTGCAAGACGAAGCATCTGACGAACATGCGTTCGCAAGGGGACGGCAAAGGCATTCAACTGGCGCCCCCGCTCAAGCTCAGCCTGGAAAGGGCGCTGGAATACATCGGTTCGGACGAATACGTGGAAGCGACGCCGCGCAATCTGCGTCTGCGCAAGAAAATCCTCGATGAGACCGCCCGCAAACGGGCGATGCAGAACCGCTCCATCAAGCTGGTGGAGGAGTAG
- a CDS encoding winged helix-turn-helix transcriptional regulator: MASPIPIDSPERRRLPPTLRRAWYGLNQAFRRRIARLSLTPDQFTALRVLKESDSAGIPQRQLADLMSSDPNTVASLLERMERAGWVQRRPHELDRRAYRIKLLPAGQKTYQIARAAAIALQTEVLEALPESARETFLTHLAIIADACRKAAEEAPRESSFRSTPPPA; this comes from the coding sequence ATGGCCTCGCCGATCCCGATCGATTCTCCGGAACGACGGCGCTTGCCGCCCACGCTCCGACGCGCCTGGTACGGGCTGAACCAGGCTTTTCGGCGCCGAATCGCCCGTCTTTCCCTGACCCCCGACCAGTTCACCGCCCTCCGGGTGCTCAAGGAAAGCGACTCCGCCGGCATCCCCCAGCGGCAATTGGCCGACCTCATGTCGAGCGACCCCAACACCGTCGCTTCCCTGCTTGAACGGATGGAACGGGCCGGCTGGGTTCAGCGCCGCCCCCATGAACTCGACCGGCGCGCCTATCGCATCAAACTCCTGCCCGCCGGACAAAAAACTTACCAAATCGCCCGCGCCGCCGCCATCGCCCTTCAGACCGAGGTGCTCGAAGCCCTGCCCGAATCCGCCCGCGAAACGTTTCTCACCCACCTCGCCATCATCGCGGACGCCTGCCGCAAAGCGGCCGAGGAAGCCCCCCGGGAATCCTCGTTCCGATCTACTCCTCCACCAGCTTGA